The Borreliella andersonii genome contains the following window.
ATTGAGTTATATTTTTCATGTGTTATTTTATAATAATAAATCTAACTATTATGAAATAACACCGTTCTCCCCATCTTAGTGCGAAATCTGAGCGTTTAATCATTATTAAAAGCCTTTGATTTTTAAAGACATTCTTAATTAAAAAAGTTAATTATATGTTTTTATACTAATATGTATTGATTCTAATTTAGTTATGTTTTAAAATATTAAAAATAAATGTTTAAAGAAGGAGAATTAACAATGATTAAAGTATTTAGTAATTTAATAATTAACGGATTATTGTTTGGATTTGTAAGTTTAAATGTGTTTGCAGATTCTAACAATGTAAATATTCTTAATTCTCAATCCAATGTTTTAGAACAATCAGATCAAAAAGATGACAAAAGCTTAGATCCAAAAGATCAGGTCAATCAGGCTCTAGAGACTATTAGCAAGGTGGCTGCCGATGTTTCTGGTAAATTAGAGGTAGTTAGAGAATCATCTGTTGAGTTGGTAGAATCAAATGATGCGGGGGTAGTTAAAAAGTTTGTAGACTCAATGCCTTTAATATCAGATGTTGCCAAAGAGGCTGTTGTTGCATCACAGGAAGCAACTGTTGTGGCAAAATGTTCAGGAATGGTTGCTGAGGATGCAAACAAGGTTGTTGAAATGTCTAAAAAGGCTGCTCAAGAAGCTCAAAAAGCTGTTTCTGTTGCCGGTGAAGCAACATTTTTAATAGAGAAGCAAATAATGTCAAACAAGTCTCCAAAGAATAAGGAATTGGAATTGACAAAAGAAGAATTTGCTAAAGTAGAGCAAGTTAAAGAAACTTTAA
Protein-coding sequences here:
- a CDS encoding OMS28 family porin; this translates as MIKVFSNLIINGLLFGFVSLNVFADSNNVNILNSQSNVLEQSDQKDDKSLDPKDQVNQALETISKVAADVSGKLEVVRESSVELVESNDAGVVKKFVDSMPLISDVAKEAVVASQEATVVAKCSGMVAEDANKVVEMSKKAAQEAQKAVSVAGEATFLIEKQIMSNKSPKNKELELTKEEFAKVEQVKETLMASERALDETVQEAQKVLNMVNGLNPSNKDQAVAKKDVANAISNLVKVVQGARDLAKVMTISLYMR